From Flavobacterium alkalisoli, the proteins below share one genomic window:
- a CDS encoding L-threonylcarbamoyladenylate synthase — MSTDKINEEVHNAYEVIKNGGIILYPTDTVWGIGCDATNEEAVKKIYTLKQREESKSMIVLMNGERMLYNVFNEIPEVAWQILDLSDKPTTLILDNPRNVAKNIIASDNTLGMRLVKEPFCYKLMERMKKPLVSTSANISGMPTPNSFKEIDHHILDGVDYIVNLHHDKVAAKPSTIIKLGNDLQVKVIRP; from the coding sequence ATGAGCACAGATAAAATAAATGAAGAGGTACACAATGCCTATGAGGTAATTAAAAACGGAGGTATCATTCTTTACCCTACCGATACCGTATGGGGAATAGGCTGCGATGCTACAAACGAAGAGGCCGTAAAGAAAATATACACCCTAAAGCAGCGTGAGGAAAGCAAAAGTATGATTGTACTTATGAATGGCGAGCGCATGCTTTACAATGTTTTTAATGAAATTCCAGAAGTGGCATGGCAAATACTGGATCTTTCTGATAAGCCCACTACACTTATACTGGATAACCCCAGAAATGTAGCTAAGAATATTATAGCATCAGACAATACTTTAGGCATGCGACTGGTGAAAGAACCGTTTTGCTACAAGCTAATGGAACGCATGAAAAAACCGCTTGTTTCCACTTCTGCTAATATAAGTGGGATGCCAACCCCTAATTCTTTTAAAGAAATAGACCATCATATTTTGGACGGAGTGGACTATATCGTAAATTTGCACCATGATAAAGTTGCCGCAAAGCCTTCT